In Longimicrobium sp., the DNA window CGCGGCGGGCGGCGGGGTGACCACGCGGTCCTCGCTGGGCTCGCGCGTGCGCGGCGGCAGGTGCATGATCTCCCGCAGCTCCGACTCGTCCACCACCTCCTTCTCCAGCAGCCGCTGCGCCAGCACCTCCAGCACGCCGCGGTCCTCGGTCAGCAGCTTGCGCACGCGCTCGTAGGTGCCGTCGATCAGCCCGCGGATCTCGCTGTCGATCTCGCGCGCCGTGTCCTCGCTGTACTGGCGGCCGCCCGCGTGGTCGCCGTCGGCCTGCAGGAACTGCATCCGCCGCGGGCCGCTGAGGTTCACCGGGCCCAGCTCGCGGCTCATCCCGTACTCCATCACCATGCTGCGCGCCAGCTCGGTCACGCGCTCCAGGTCGTTCCCCGCGCCGGTGGAGATCTCGTTGAACACGATCTCCTCGGCCACACGCCCGCCCAGCAGCACGGCGATGCGGTCCATCAGCTCCTGCTTGGTGAGGAGATAGCGGTCTTCCGTGGGCAGCTGCTGCGTGTAGCCCAGCGCCGCCACCCCGCGCGGGATGATGCTGATCTTGTGCACCGGGTCGGCCGTGGGCACGCGCTCGGCCACGATGGCATGGCCGGCCTCGTGATAGGCCACGATGGTGCGCTCCTTCTCGTTGATCAGCCGGTTCTTCTTCTCCAGCCCGGCCACGATGCGGTCCACCGCGTCGTCGATCTCGAGCATGGTCACTTCCGGCTTGTCGCGCCGGGCGGCCAGGAGCGCGGCCTCGTTCAGCAGGTTGGCCAGGTCGGCGCCCACGAACCCCGGCGTGCGCCGGGCAATGCGGTCCAGGTCCACGTCCTTCGCCAGCGACACCCCGCGCGAGTGGATCCTGAGGATGTCGAGCCGCCCCTTCCAGTCGGGCCGGTCCACCAGGATCTGCCGGTCGAAGCGACCGGGGCGGAGCAGCGCGGGATCCAGGATCTCCGGCCGGTTGGTCGCCGCCATGATGATCACGGCGATGCGCGGGTCGAAGCCGTCCATCTCCACCAGGAGCTGGTTCAGCGTCTGCTCGCGCTCGTCGTTGCCGCCCAGCACGCCGCCGGGGGTGCGCGCCTTCCCCAGCGCGTCGAGCTCGTCGATGAAGATGATGCACGGCGCCTGGCTCTTGGCCTGCGCGAACAGGTCGCGCACGCGGGCCGCGCCCACGCCCACGAACATCTCCACGAACTCGGCGCCCGAGAGCTGGAAGAAGGTGACGCCCGCCTCGCCGGCCACCGCGCGCGCCAGCAGCGTCTTCCCCGTCCCCGGCGGGCCCACGAGCAGCACGCCCTTGGGGATCTTGGCCCCCAGCTTGGCGAACTTCTCCGGGCTGCGCAGGAACTCCACGATCTCCTGCGTCTCCTGCCTGGCCTCGTCCACCCCCGCCACGTCGTCGAAGGTGACGCCGGTGCCTTCCTCGCCCACGATGCGCGCGCGGCTCTTCCCCACGGTCAGCACGCCCTGCGTGGGGTTCATCCGCCGCATCATGAAGCTCCAGAACACCACGATCATGGCCACCGGGAGGAGCCAGATGAGAAGGCTCCAGAGCTTCCCCTCCGAGGCGAAGTCGTAGGGCACCTGCCGGGTGTCCAGCAGGCGCATGAGCTCGGGGTCGTCGACGGTGTTGTCGCGCGTGGCGGTCCACTGGCGCACGCGCGCGCTGTCGCGGATGGCCTTCTTCGGAACCGCCACCACGGCGGTGGGGGTGATGGTGACCTGCTCCACCTGCCCCGCCTGGATGCGGTTCTTCAGCTCGCTGTACTTCATCCGCCCGCTCCCCTGCATGCCGCCAAAGAGCATGGTCAGGGCGATCAGGGCCATGAAGCCGAAGAGGAGCGGGCCCACGCCGAAGCGGCCGGGCCCGCCGAGGCCGCCGCCGCGCCTGCGGTCGGAGCCGCGGCGCCTCTCGTTCTGGATGGGGGGTTCCATGCCGGCCCGCAGGCGCAAGCTTCGGACCATGCACGGGGGTTACGGAAGTGCTGAGTGCTGAGTGCCGAGAGTCGAGTGCCCAGTGCCCAGTGCCCAGTGCTGGAGATGCGAAGGCGCCGGGCCTGGTGGGAGGCCGGGCGCGCTCGGGGTGGTGCGGGATGGACCGCGGTGGATCAGATCCGCGGCTTCGGCGCGGGGCGGAAGCGGCAGCAGACGCATCCGCTGGTGCAGTCATCGTCTCCGCCGCCGGGGCCGAAGCGCACGGTGCCGCAGACGCGCACGCACGTGGCGGTGGGCGCCGCCGCGTTGGCGTCGATGGTGCCGCGCACGTCCTCGTACTCGTCCGTCTCGAACGAGCTGACGCTGACCTGGTCCACGTTCAGGCTGAGCTTCTTCATCATTCTCCCTCCCGTGATGGATGGCCCACCCGCCCGGTCAGATCTGCGGCTTCGGCGCGGGGCGGAAGCGGCAGCAGACGCACCCGCTGGTGCAGTCGTCGTCGCCGCCGGGGCCGAACTTCACCGTGCCGCAGATGTGCACGCACGAGACGTAGGGCTTGGTCGCGTCGTCGTTGGCCTCCACGGTGCCGCGCACGTCCTCGTACTCGTCCGTCTCGAACGAGGCGACGTCGATCTGCTCCACGTTCAGGCTGAGCTTCTTCATCTTCCCCCTCCTGCGGTGAATGGTGCGTCCGTCGCGGGTGGGGCGGCGGCGTGGGGATCCGCGTGCCGGCGGATCTCAGCAATCGTCGATGGTGCAGCCGTTGAAGCACGTTCCCGCCGCGGCGGTGCCGCACAGGGCGCAGCCGGTGCGGGGGGTGGCCTCGGCGCCGCGCACGGTGCCCCGCGCCGGAACGGCCGCCGCGGTGGGGAACGACTCCACGCGCACCTCGTCGACCGCCAGCCTCAGCTTCTTCGTCATCATGCCTCCAGGATCGGGTTCACCGGTTCAGACGCAGTCCCAGCAGGTCTGCCGCTCGCTGCAGAAGCAGCCGATGTTGATCGACGTGCAGTAGCAGGTGTTGGCGCCCTGCGAGACCATCGCGGCGTTCACCGTGCCGCGCCCGGCGCCGTCGCGCGAGGTCTCGAAGCTCTCCACGCGCAGCGCGTCCATGTCCAGGTTCAGCTTGTTCATCGCTCCGTCTCCGGTCCGAAGGGTGGGGGATGCGGCGGGACGCCGCTCAGCACTGCTCCGTGCACCAGCAGCCGATGTTGCGCGACGTGCAGTAGCAGGTGTTGGTGCCGGTGGAGACCCCGCGGGCGTCCACCGTGCCGCGGAACCCGTCGCCGCGCGCGGTGGCGAAGGTCTCCACGTCCAGCTCCTCGACGTTCAGCGACAGCTTGTTCATGCGCTCCTCGCGGTGAAGGGGGATGGAAACGAAACGGACCGCGCACCCGGGATGGGCGAGCGGTCCGTGCGGGCACGAAGGATCGTCATGCGACAGCGACAGGTGCACGCCTGCCGTTGCGCCGTCGCGGCGTCAGCCGGTACCGGAACGATTTGCGCGTGACGCATGCGCATGCGCTCTTTCGTGAGCTTAAAGGTGCGGTGTGCGATCCAGCATAACCCCCTGACCCTATAGGATCAAGTACCGGGGATTCGGCTGCTGTGGCTGGTTCCCGCGCCGATAGCAGCATCAAACAGCAAGTCTCACGCAGAGTCAGCAGGGTCAGCAGGAGAACGGCTGCAGTTCTCTGCTGACCCTGCTAACTCTGCGTGAGATCAAATCGTTCCAATTCACCGCTCAGAAATCGGCGCTCCCGGTGGCGCGCGGATAGGGGATGACGTCGCGGATGTTGGCGATGCCGGTGGCGTACTGGACCGCGCGCTCGAAGCCCAGGCCGAAGCCCGCGTGCGGCACCGTCCCGTAGCGGCGCAGGTCGCGGTACCACCAGTAGCTCGCCGCGTCCAATCCCATCTCCGCCATCCGCCGGTCGAGCACGTCCAGCCGCTCCTCGCGCTGCGAGCCGCCGATGATCTCGCCGATCCCGGGCGCGAGGACGTCCATCGCCGCCACCGTCCTGCCGTCGTCGTTCTCGCGCATGTAGAACGACTTGATCTCGCGCGGATAGTTCATCACCACCACGGGGCGGCCGACCAGCTTCTCGGTCAGCCAGCGCTCGTGCTCGCTCTGCAGGTCCACCCCCCACTTCACCGGGAACTCGAACTTCTCGCCGCTCTCCTCCAGCCGCTTCACCACCTCGGTGTAGTCCATCCGCTCGAAGCTGCTCTCGATGAACGCCTCGAGCCGGCGGACGCACTCCGGGTCCACGCGCTCGGCGAA includes these proteins:
- the ftsH gene encoding ATP-dependent zinc metalloprotease FtsH, which gives rise to MEPPIQNERRRGSDRRRGGGLGGPGRFGVGPLLFGFMALIALTMLFGGMQGSGRMKYSELKNRIQAGQVEQVTITPTAVVAVPKKAIRDSARVRQWTATRDNTVDDPELMRLLDTRQVPYDFASEGKLWSLLIWLLPVAMIVVFWSFMMRRMNPTQGVLTVGKSRARIVGEEGTGVTFDDVAGVDEARQETQEIVEFLRSPEKFAKLGAKIPKGVLLVGPPGTGKTLLARAVAGEAGVTFFQLSGAEFVEMFVGVGAARVRDLFAQAKSQAPCIIFIDELDALGKARTPGGVLGGNDEREQTLNQLLVEMDGFDPRIAVIIMAATNRPEILDPALLRPGRFDRQILVDRPDWKGRLDILRIHSRGVSLAKDVDLDRIARRTPGFVGADLANLLNEAALLAARRDKPEVTMLEIDDAVDRIVAGLEKKNRLINEKERTIVAYHEAGHAIVAERVPTADPVHKISIIPRGVAALGYTQQLPTEDRYLLTKQELMDRIAVLLGGRVAEEIVFNEISTGAGNDLERVTELARSMVMEYGMSRELGPVNLSGPRRMQFLQADGDHAGGRQYSEDTAREIDSEIRGLIDGTYERVRKLLTEDRGVLEVLAQRLLEKEVVDESELREIMHLPPRTREPSEDRVVTPPPAAPLGDASQARAATSPADEPAAD